From Streptomyces qinzhouensis, one genomic window encodes:
- a CDS encoding TetR family transcriptional regulator: protein METTRQPADQDRSAQQRRRELLEAADRVVLRDGPGASMNAIAAEAGITKPILYRHFGDKGGLYRALAKRHTDALLDSLRAALDAPADRRRRIAATLDTYLAAIEARPQVYRFLMHPAESPVADPAQQPEAGFDIGRHSAPVLRRLGEELAQVIGDRVDLGPDGARRARVWGHGIVGMMHAAGDWWLGERPCSRAELVADLTDLLWGRLSSVADRDGSPGF, encoded by the coding sequence ATGGAAACCACACGGCAGCCGGCCGACCAGGACCGGTCGGCCCAGCAGCGCCGCCGCGAACTGCTGGAAGCGGCGGACCGGGTGGTGCTGCGGGACGGCCCCGGCGCGTCCATGAACGCGATCGCCGCCGAGGCCGGCATCACCAAACCGATCCTCTACCGGCACTTCGGCGACAAGGGCGGCCTCTACCGGGCCCTGGCCAAACGGCACACCGATGCCCTGCTGGACTCGCTGCGCGCCGCGCTCGACGCCCCCGCCGACCGCCGGCGGCGGATCGCCGCCACCCTCGACACCTATCTCGCCGCCATCGAGGCGCGCCCCCAGGTGTACCGCTTCCTGATGCACCCCGCCGAAAGCCCGGTGGCGGACCCGGCCCAGCAGCCCGAGGCCGGATTCGACATCGGGCGGCACTCGGCGCCGGTGCTGCGGCGGCTGGGCGAGGAGCTGGCCCAGGTCATCGGCGACCGGGTCGACCTCGGCCCGGACGGGGCCCGGCGGGCCCGGGTCTGGGGGCACGGCATCGTCGGCATGATGCACGCGGCGGGCGACTGGTGGCTCGGGGAGCGCCCGTGCTCCCGGGCCGAACTCGTCGCCGACCTCACCGATCTGCTGTGGGGGCGGCTCTCCTCGGTCGCCGACCGGGACGGCAGCCCCGGCTTCTAG
- a CDS encoding ABC transporter transmembrane domain-containing protein: MQIHNLPYRDPGKPDVRSGARFLVWLFRHQLGGQAKALGWGLLNQLAIAGLAVGTGIAVQAVVDRDGRGLALAGLLIAGLGIAIALGDAMVHRATVTNWITAAARVQQLLARKTAELGSVLTRRVAAGEVITVSTSDAEKIGWFVEVVSRFVAAATTVLIVCTALVIYQPALGVVVAIGFPVVALAVLPLLPHASHRADVQREKAGYATELAADTVAGLRVLRGIGGEELFLNRYRAASQEVRGAAVRSARTWSLISAVQVLLPGALMLTVVAYGAKLALDGRITVGELVTVYSAVLLAQHPMRAVEEMALAYSYSQPSAKRAARVLALERSVTATDGDHSRPTGDLYDPVTGLLAPEGLLTAVVCGDPDVAGTLAERLGGHPAGDVVAAPDGDEREPDRAPGGPAAVPSVRLGEVPLDELPLDEARTAVLVQDKEPVLLSGTLRELLDVPSSGRVSASDALGAAQCSDVLDALARASTGTDGTGDPMETPITERGRSLSGGQRQRLALARSLVTDPEVLVLDEPTSAVDSHTEARIAAGIRQLRDARTTVVLASSPLLLDLADRVVLMDGDTVAAVGTHRELLRSEPRYRAVVAREPESGTERTAGVPV; encoded by the coding sequence ATGCAGATCCACAATCTTCCCTACAGAGATCCCGGTAAACCTGATGTGCGCTCGGGTGCACGATTTCTGGTCTGGCTCTTCCGGCATCAGCTCGGCGGTCAGGCGAAAGCCCTGGGCTGGGGTCTGCTGAACCAGCTGGCCATCGCCGGTCTGGCGGTGGGCACCGGAATCGCCGTCCAGGCCGTGGTCGACCGGGACGGCAGAGGGCTGGCCCTCGCGGGTCTGCTGATCGCCGGGCTGGGCATCGCGATCGCGCTGGGTGACGCGATGGTGCACCGGGCGACCGTCACCAACTGGATCACCGCCGCCGCCCGGGTGCAGCAGTTGCTGGCCCGTAAGACCGCCGAGCTCGGCTCCGTCCTGACCCGCCGGGTCGCGGCGGGCGAAGTCATCACCGTCTCCACCAGCGACGCGGAGAAGATCGGCTGGTTCGTCGAGGTCGTATCGCGTTTCGTGGCCGCCGCGACGACGGTACTCATCGTCTGTACGGCGCTGGTGATCTACCAGCCCGCGCTCGGTGTCGTGGTCGCCATCGGCTTCCCCGTCGTCGCCCTGGCGGTGCTGCCGTTGCTGCCGCACGCCTCCCACCGCGCCGATGTCCAGCGCGAGAAGGCCGGGTACGCGACCGAGCTGGCCGCCGACACGGTCGCCGGGCTGCGGGTGCTGCGCGGCATCGGCGGCGAGGAGCTGTTCCTGAACCGCTACCGGGCGGCTTCGCAGGAGGTGCGCGGCGCCGCCGTCCGCTCCGCCCGCACCTGGTCGCTGATCTCCGCCGTTCAGGTGCTGCTGCCGGGCGCGCTGATGCTGACGGTGGTGGCGTACGGTGCCAAGCTGGCGCTCGACGGGCGGATCACGGTCGGCGAGCTGGTCACGGTCTACAGCGCGGTACTGCTGGCCCAGCACCCGATGCGGGCCGTCGAGGAGATGGCCCTGGCGTACTCGTACTCGCAGCCGTCCGCCAAGCGGGCGGCCCGGGTGCTGGCACTGGAGCGCTCGGTCACCGCCACCGACGGCGACCACAGCCGCCCCACCGGTGATCTGTACGACCCGGTGACCGGCCTGCTGGCGCCCGAGGGCCTGCTGACCGCCGTCGTCTGCGGCGATCCGGACGTGGCCGGGACCCTGGCCGAACGGCTGGGCGGACATCCGGCCGGCGACGTCGTCGCGGCACCGGACGGCGACGAGCGGGAGCCGGACAGGGCTCCCGGCGGTCCGGCGGCCGTCCCCTCCGTACGGCTCGGCGAGGTCCCGCTGGACGAACTGCCGCTGGACGAGGCACGCACCGCCGTCCTGGTCCAGGACAAGGAACCGGTGCTGCTCTCCGGCACGCTGCGGGAGCTGCTGGACGTGCCCTCATCGGGCCGAGTCTCCGCCTCGGACGCGCTCGGCGCGGCCCAGTGTTCCGACGTCCTCGACGCGCTGGCCCGGGCATCGACCGGCACGGACGGCACGGGCGACCCCATGGAGACCCCGATCACGGAGCGCGGCAGATCACTCTCCGGCGGTCAGCGCCAGCGGCTGGCGCTCGCCCGTTCGCTGGTGACCGACCCGGAGGTGCTGGTACTCGACGAGCCGACCTCGGCCGTGGACTCCCACACCGAGGCACGGATCGCGGCGGGCATCCGGCAGCTCCGGGACGCCCGGACCACCGTGGTCCTCGCCTCCTCACCGCTGCTGCTCGACCTGGCGGACCGGGTGGTCCTGATGGACGGCGACACGGTCGCCGCCGTCGGTACCCACCGTGAGCTGCTGCGGTCCGAGCCCCGCTACCGGGCCGTCGTCGCCCGCGAGCCGGAGTCCGGCACCGAGCGGACGGCCGGTGTCCCCGTCTGA
- the def gene encoding peptide deformylase, translating into MRNRPIPGSSGRVRPVSLFRDPVLHAPCETVTDFGPELHRLVEDMFATMYAACGVGLAANQVGVGLRVFVYDCPDDEDVRHLGHLVNPRLVEADGLELRGPEGCLSLPGLEAGTPRYDRAVVEGVTVAGVPVRVEGTGFFARCLQHETDHLDGVVYPDRLTGLRRTRLLRAVARAPWAETP; encoded by the coding sequence ATGCGAAACCGGCCGATCCCCGGCAGTTCCGGACGCGTACGGCCCGTGAGCCTGTTCCGCGATCCCGTGCTGCACGCCCCCTGCGAAACCGTCACCGACTTCGGACCCGAGCTGCACCGGCTTGTCGAGGACATGTTCGCGACGATGTACGCGGCCTGCGGAGTGGGTCTGGCGGCCAATCAGGTGGGGGTGGGGCTGCGGGTCTTCGTCTACGACTGCCCCGACGACGAGGACGTCCGCCACCTCGGACACCTGGTCAATCCCCGGCTGGTCGAGGCCGACGGACTGGAGCTGCGCGGGCCGGAGGGCTGTCTGTCGCTGCCGGGCCTGGAGGCGGGGACACCGCGGTACGACCGTGCGGTGGTCGAGGGCGTGACGGTCGCCGGGGTGCCGGTACGGGTGGAGGGCACCGGGTTCTTCGCCCGCTGCCTCCAGCACGAGACCGACCATCTCGACGGGGTCGTGTACCCGGACCGGCTCACCGGCCTGCGCCGTACCAGACTGCTGCGCGCGGTCGCACGGGCGCCCTGGGCCGAGACCCCGTAA
- a CDS encoding acyl-CoA thioesterase has product MTNPVERLVDLLDLERIEVNIFRGLSPDESLQRVFGGQVAGQALVAAGRTTDGERPVHSLHAYFLRPGRPGVPIVYQVERVRDGRSFTTRRVTAVQEGRTIFNLTASFHLPEPGGIEHQLPPRADFPDPETLPKVADEIREHLGALPEALERMARRQPFDIRYTEKLRWTPEEIKEKESDPRSAVWMRAMGPLGDDPLVHTCALTYASDMTLLDAVRIPVEPLWGRRGYDMASLDHAMWFHRPFRADEWFLYDQESPISTGGRGLARGRIYNRAGELLVSVVQEGLFRPLDGTA; this is encoded by the coding sequence ATGACGAATCCGGTGGAGCGCCTGGTCGACCTGCTCGACCTGGAACGCATCGAGGTGAACATCTTCCGCGGCTTGAGCCCCGACGAATCCCTTCAGCGGGTCTTCGGCGGTCAGGTCGCGGGACAGGCCCTGGTGGCGGCGGGCCGCACCACGGACGGCGAACGTCCGGTGCACTCACTGCACGCCTACTTCCTGCGTCCGGGCCGGCCCGGAGTGCCGATCGTCTACCAGGTCGAGCGGGTCAGGGACGGCCGTTCCTTCACCACGCGCCGGGTCACGGCCGTGCAGGAGGGCCGGACGATCTTCAATCTGACGGCCTCCTTCCATCTGCCCGAGCCCGGGGGCATCGAGCACCAACTGCCGCCGCGGGCCGATTTCCCGGATCCCGAGACGCTGCCGAAGGTGGCGGACGAGATCAGGGAGCACCTGGGCGCGCTGCCGGAGGCGCTGGAGCGGATGGCCCGGCGCCAGCCGTTCGACATCCGCTACACGGAGAAGCTGCGGTGGACACCGGAGGAGATCAAGGAGAAGGAGTCCGACCCGCGCAGCGCCGTGTGGATGCGGGCGATGGGACCGCTGGGCGACGATCCGCTGGTGCACACCTGCGCGCTGACGTACGCCAGCGATATGACGCTGCTCGACGCCGTACGCATCCCGGTCGAGCCGCTCTGGGGCCGGCGGGGGTACGACATGGCGTCCCTGGACCACGCGATGTGGTTCCACCGGCCGTTCCGGGCGGACGAGTGGTTCCTGTACGACCAGGAGTCGCCGATCTCCACGGGCGGCCGGGGGCTGGCCCGGGGCCGGATCTACAACCGCGCGGGCGAACTGCTGGTGTCCGTGGTGCAGGAAGGGCTGTTCCGCCCGCTGGACGGCACCGCCTGA
- a CDS encoding metal-dependent hydrolase, which yields MMGPAHSLSGAAAWLGVGAATAAAGHAMPWPVLVVGALICAGAALAPDLDHKAATISRAFGPVSRALCEIVDKLSFAVYKATRKPGDKRRTGGHRTLTHTWVWAVLIGGGASALAVTGGRWAVLAILFVHLVLAVEGLLWRAARVSSDVLVWLLGATSAWILAGVLDKPGNGSDWLFTAPGQEYLWLGLPIVLGALVHDIGDSLTVSGCPILWPIPIGNRRWYPIGPPKALRFRAGSWVELKVLMPVFMLLGGVGGASALNVF from the coding sequence ATGATGGGACCGGCACATTCACTGTCCGGAGCGGCCGCGTGGCTGGGGGTGGGCGCGGCGACCGCCGCGGCGGGACACGCCATGCCCTGGCCGGTGCTCGTCGTCGGGGCGCTGATCTGCGCGGGTGCCGCGCTCGCCCCCGATCTCGACCACAAGGCGGCGACGATCTCCCGGGCCTTCGGCCCCGTCTCCAGGGCGCTCTGCGAGATCGTCGACAAACTCTCCTTCGCCGTCTACAAAGCGACCCGGAAGCCCGGCGACAAACGCCGCACCGGCGGTCACCGCACCCTGACCCACACCTGGGTGTGGGCCGTGCTGATCGGCGGCGGAGCGTCCGCACTGGCCGTGACCGGCGGACGCTGGGCGGTCCTCGCGATCCTCTTCGTCCATCTGGTGCTGGCCGTCGAGGGACTGCTGTGGCGGGCCGCACGGGTCTCCAGCGATGTCCTCGTCTGGCTGCTCGGCGCCACCAGCGCCTGGATTCTGGCCGGGGTACTCGACAAGCCGGGCAACGGCTCCGACTGGCTGTTCACCGCACCCGGCCAGGAGTATCTCTGGCTCGGCCTGCCGATCGTGCTGGGCGCCCTCGTCCATGACATCGGTGACTCCCTGACCGTGTCCGGCTGCCCGATCCTCTGGCCGATCCCCATCGGCAACCGGCGCTGGTACCCGATCGGCCCGCCGAAGGCCCTGCGCTTCCGGGCCGGGAGCTGGGTGGAGCTGAAGGTGCTGATGCCGGTCTTCATGCTGCTCGGGGGAGTGGGCGGCGCGTCGGCGCTGAACGTGTTCTGA
- a CDS encoding ABC transporter ATP-binding protein, translating to MFRVTPPDYDPAAPESVTTLPVGGAATVRAYAGELIRRHRRAFTVLITVQALAVLASMVGPYLLGSVVQRLEGGARELPLGRTIALFAVALVLQTVFVRLVALRGVTLGEEMLADLREDFLVRSVRLPPGVLERAGTGDLLSRITTDIDRLANAMREAVPQLAIGVVWAGLLIAGLAVTAPPLALSVLVAAPLLIVACRWYFRRAPSAYRSEAAGSAGVATALAETVDAGRTVESHRLGQRRVELSDRRVKEWAAWERYTLYLRSVLFPVVNTAHTVVLVSVLMIGGVFVLKGWLDIGQLTTGALLAQMLVEPVGIVLRWYDELQVAQVSLARLVGVREIEPDAGDDELRPEGREMRADEVRFGYREGVDVLHDVSLSVPPGSRVALVGPSGAGKSTLGRLLAGIYGPRSGRVALGDAELSRMSAERVREHVALVNQEHHVFVGSLRDNLRLARNEAADGELWNALGVVDADGWARALTDGLDTEVGSGGLTLTPAQAQQIALARLVLADPHTLVLDEATSLLDPRAARELERSLSRVLEGRTVVAIAHRLHTAHDADVIAVVEAGRITELGHHDELVAAGGPYSALWRSWHG from the coding sequence ATGTTCCGGGTGACGCCGCCGGATTACGATCCGGCGGCACCCGAGTCGGTGACAACGCTGCCAGTCGGCGGCGCGGCCACCGTGAGGGCCTATGCGGGGGAACTGATACGGCGGCACCGCCGCGCCTTCACCGTGCTGATCACGGTCCAGGCGCTGGCGGTGCTCGCCTCGATGGTGGGGCCTTATCTGCTGGGCTCCGTGGTGCAACGACTCGAAGGGGGAGCGCGAGAACTGCCCCTGGGCCGCACGATCGCGCTGTTCGCGGTCGCGCTGGTGCTCCAGACGGTGTTCGTCCGGCTGGTGGCGCTGCGCGGGGTGACGCTCGGCGAGGAGATGCTGGCCGATCTGCGGGAGGACTTCCTCGTGCGGTCGGTGCGGCTGCCTCCGGGGGTGCTGGAGCGCGCGGGGACCGGTGATCTGCTCTCCCGCATCACGACCGACATCGACCGGCTCGCCAATGCCATGCGGGAGGCCGTGCCCCAGCTCGCCATCGGGGTGGTGTGGGCCGGGCTGCTGATCGCCGGGCTCGCGGTCACGGCACCGCCGCTGGCCCTGTCCGTGCTGGTGGCCGCGCCCCTGCTGATCGTCGCCTGTCGGTGGTACTTCCGCCGGGCGCCTTCGGCCTACCGGTCGGAGGCGGCCGGATCCGCGGGGGTGGCCACCGCTCTCGCCGAGACCGTCGACGCGGGCCGCACGGTGGAGTCCCACCGGTTGGGGCAGCGCCGGGTCGAGCTTTCGGACCGGCGGGTCAAGGAATGGGCCGCCTGGGAGCGGTACACGCTCTATCTCCGCTCCGTGCTCTTCCCGGTGGTCAACACCGCCCACACCGTGGTCCTCGTCTCGGTGCTGATGATCGGCGGGGTGTTCGTGCTGAAGGGCTGGCTGGACATCGGCCAGTTGACCACGGGCGCGCTTCTGGCCCAGATGCTGGTGGAGCCCGTCGGTATCGTGCTGCGCTGGTACGACGAGCTCCAGGTGGCACAGGTATCGCTGGCCCGGCTGGTGGGGGTAAGGGAGATAGAGCCCGACGCGGGCGACGACGAACTGCGGCCCGAGGGGCGCGAGATGCGTGCGGACGAGGTGCGCTTCGGCTACCGCGAGGGCGTGGACGTCCTGCACGACGTGTCGCTGTCGGTCCCGCCGGGGAGCCGGGTCGCGCTGGTCGGCCCGTCCGGGGCGGGGAAGTCGACGCTGGGCCGGCTGCTCGCCGGTATCTACGGCCCCCGGTCGGGGCGGGTCGCCCTCGGTGACGCGGAGCTGTCCCGGATGTCCGCGGAGCGGGTGCGGGAACATGTGGCCCTGGTCAATCAGGAGCACCATGTGTTCGTCGGCTCGCTGCGGGACAATCTGCGGCTGGCTCGGAACGAGGCGGCGGACGGGGAGCTGTGGAATGCGCTCGGCGTCGTCGACGCGGACGGCTGGGCTCGGGCGCTGACGGACGGTCTGGACACGGAGGTCGGCTCCGGTGGTCTGACGCTGACCCCGGCCCAGGCGCAGCAGATCGCGCTGGCCCGGCTGGTGCTGGCCGATCCGCACACGCTGGTGCTCGACGAAGCGACCTCCCTGCTGGATCCCCGGGCCGCGCGGGAGCTGGAGCGTTCGCTGTCGCGGGTGCTGGAGGGCCGTACGGTGGTGGCGATAGCCCACCGGCTGCACACCGCGCACGACGCGGATGTGATCGCGGTGGTCGAGGCGGGCCGGATCACCGAGCTGGGCCACCATGACGAACTGGTCGCCGCGGGCGGGCCCTACTCGGCGCTCTGGCGGTCCTGGCACGGCTGA
- a CDS encoding DEAD/DEAH box helicase yields the protein MTLIDQLPPDADPDALFEAFSSWAEGQGLSLYPAQEEALIEVVSGANVILSTPTGSGKSMVAAGAHFTALARDEVTFYTAPIKALVSEKFFDLCKLFGTENVGMLTGDASVNADAPVICCTAEVLASIALRDGKAADIGQVVMDEFHFYAEPDRGWAWQIPLLELPQAQFVLMSATLGDVSRFEQDLTRRTGRPTAVVRSATRPVPLSYEYRRTPITETLTELLQTRQAPVYIVHFTQAAAVERAQSLMSINMCSREEKEQIAELIGNFRFTTKFGRNLSRYVRHGIGVHHAGMLPKYRRLVEKLAQAGLLKVICGTDTLGVGVNVPIRTVLFTALTKYDGTRVRTLRAREFHQIAGRAGRAGFDTAGLVAAQAPEHVIENEKALTKAGDDPKKRRKVVRKKAPEGFVAWSDSTFEKLIESEPEPLTSRFNVTHTMLLSVIARPGNAFDAMRHLLEDNHEPRRNQLRHIRRAIAIYRSLLDGGVVERLPEPDAQGRIVRLTVDLQHDFALNQPLSTFALASFELLDPESPSYALDMVSVVESTLDDPRQILAAQQNKARGEAVALMKADGVEYEERMERLQEVTYPKPLEELLWHAYNLYRTSHPWVGDHPVSPKSVIRDMYERALSFTEFTSFYELARTEGIVLRYLAGAYKALEHTIPDDLKSEDLQDLIAWLGEMVRQVDSSLLDEWEQLANPEVQTAEEAREKADQVRPVTANARAFRVLVRNAMFRRVELAALDKVRELGELDEESGWNADAWGEAMDAYWDEYDDLGTGPDARGPKLLLIEEDEPHGLWRVRQIFADPNGDHDWGISAEVDLAASDEEGRAVVRVTAVGQL from the coding sequence GTGACCCTTATCGATCAGTTGCCGCCGGATGCCGACCCCGATGCCCTCTTCGAGGCTTTTTCCTCCTGGGCGGAGGGGCAGGGCCTCTCGCTGTACCCGGCGCAGGAGGAGGCGCTGATCGAAGTGGTGTCGGGGGCGAATGTGATCCTCTCCACGCCCACCGGCTCGGGTAAGTCGATGGTGGCGGCCGGCGCCCACTTCACGGCACTGGCCCGGGACGAGGTCACCTTCTACACCGCGCCCATCAAGGCGCTGGTGTCGGAGAAGTTCTTCGATCTGTGCAAGCTCTTCGGCACCGAGAACGTCGGCATGCTGACCGGTGACGCGTCCGTCAACGCCGACGCGCCGGTGATCTGCTGCACCGCCGAGGTGCTGGCCTCCATCGCGCTGCGCGACGGCAAGGCCGCCGATATCGGCCAGGTCGTGATGGACGAATTCCATTTCTACGCGGAGCCCGACCGCGGCTGGGCCTGGCAGATTCCGCTGCTGGAGCTGCCGCAGGCGCAGTTCGTGCTGATGTCGGCGACCCTCGGTGATGTCTCGCGCTTCGAGCAGGACCTGACCCGCCGCACCGGCCGCCCGACCGCGGTAGTCCGTTCGGCGACCCGCCCGGTCCCGCTCTCGTACGAGTACCGGCGCACTCCGATCACGGAGACGCTGACCGAACTGCTCCAGACCCGGCAGGCACCGGTGTACATCGTGCACTTCACCCAGGCGGCGGCGGTGGAGCGGGCGCAGTCCCTGATGAGCATCAATATGTGCTCGCGCGAGGAGAAGGAACAGATCGCCGAGCTGATCGGGAACTTCCGCTTCACCACCAAGTTCGGCCGCAATCTCTCCCGGTACGTCCGCCACGGCATCGGGGTGCATCACGCGGGCATGCTGCCCAAGTACCGCAGGCTGGTGGAGAAGCTGGCACAGGCGGGTCTGCTGAAGGTGATCTGCGGTACGGACACCCTCGGGGTCGGGGTGAACGTCCCGATCCGTACCGTGTTGTTCACGGCGCTGACCAAGTACGACGGCACCCGTGTCCGCACCCTGCGGGCCCGCGAGTTCCACCAGATCGCGGGCCGCGCCGGGCGGGCCGGTTTCGATACGGCGGGTCTGGTGGCCGCCCAGGCACCCGAGCACGTCATCGAGAACGAGAAGGCGCTGACCAAGGCGGGCGACGACCCGAAGAAGCGCCGCAAGGTCGTCCGCAAGAAGGCCCCGGAGGGTTTTGTCGCCTGGTCGGACTCGACCTTCGAGAAGCTGATCGAGTCCGAGCCGGAGCCGCTGACCTCCCGGTTCAATGTGACCCACACGATGCTGCTGTCGGTGATCGCCCGCCCGGGCAATGCCTTCGACGCGATGCGGCATCTCCTGGAGGACAACCACGAGCCGCGCCGCAATCAGCTGCGGCATATCCGGCGGGCCATCGCGATCTACCGTTCGCTGCTGGACGGCGGGGTGGTGGAGCGGCTGCCCGAGCCCGACGCCCAGGGCCGGATCGTCCGGCTGACCGTCGACCTCCAGCACGACTTCGCGCTCAACCAGCCGCTGTCGACCTTCGCGCTCGCCTCCTTCGAGCTGCTGGACCCGGAGTCGCCGTCGTACGCGCTGGACATGGTCTCCGTCGTGGAGTCGACGCTGGACGACCCCCGGCAGATCCTCGCCGCCCAGCAGAACAAGGCCCGCGGTGAGGCGGTGGCCCTGATGAAGGCGGACGGCGTCGAGTACGAGGAGCGGATGGAGCGGCTCCAGGAGGTGACGTACCCGAAGCCGCTGGAGGAGCTGCTGTGGCACGCGTACAACCTCTACCGCACGAGCCACCCCTGGGTCGGTGATCACCCGGTCTCGCCGAAGTCCGTCATCCGGGACATGTACGAGCGGGCGCTGTCGTTCACCGAGTTCACCTCGTTCTACGAGCTGGCGCGGACCGAGGGCATCGTGCTGCGCTATCTGGCGGGCGCGTACAAGGCTCTGGAGCACACGATTCCGGATGATTTGAAGTCGGAGGACCTCCAGGATCTGATCGCCTGGCTGGGCGAGATGGTGCGCCAGGTGGACTCGTCACTGCTGGACGAATGGGAGCAGCTGGCCAATCCCGAGGTGCAGACCGCCGAGGAGGCCCGGGAGAAGGCGGACCAGGTCAGACCGGTCACGGCCAATGCCCGCGCCTTCCGGGTCCTCGTCCGGAACGCGATGTTCCGGCGGGTGGAGCTGGCGGCCCTGGACAAGGTCCGCGAGCTGGGCGAGCTGGACGAGGAGTCGGGCTGGAACGCGGACGCCTGGGGCGAGGCGATGGACGCGTACTGGGACGAGTACGACGATCTGGGCACCGGCCCGGACGCCCGCGGCCCCAAGCTGCTGCTCATCGAAGAGGACGAGCCGCACGGTCTGTGGCGGGTCCGGCAGATCTTCGCCGATCCCAACGGCGACCACGACTGGGGGATCAGCGCGGAGGTCGATCTCGCGGCCTCCGACGAGGAGGGCCGGGCGGTCGTCCGGGTCACGGCCGTGGGTCAGTTGTGA
- a CDS encoding glutathione peroxidase, translating into MTTLYDIPLRSLTGEETSLAAHRGSVVLVVNVASRCGLTPQYTALERLQQEYGERGFTVVGVPCNQFGGQEPGSAEEIGTFCSATYGVTFPMLEKAEVNGAGRHPLYQELTRTADAEGAAGDVQWNFEKFLIGPDGTVAGRFRPRTEPDAPELVAAIGKLLPP; encoded by the coding sequence ATGACGACGCTGTACGACATTCCCCTGCGGTCCCTGACCGGGGAGGAGACCTCCCTGGCCGCGCACCGGGGTTCGGTGGTGCTGGTGGTGAACGTCGCCTCGCGGTGCGGGCTGACCCCCCAGTACACCGCCCTGGAGCGGCTGCAGCAGGAGTACGGGGAGCGCGGCTTCACCGTGGTCGGTGTGCCGTGCAACCAGTTCGGCGGCCAGGAGCCGGGCAGCGCCGAGGAGATCGGCACATTCTGCTCGGCGACGTACGGGGTCACCTTCCCGATGCTGGAGAAGGCCGAGGTCAACGGCGCCGGGCGGCATCCGCTGTACCAGGAGCTGACCCGGACGGCCGACGCGGAGGGCGCGGCGGGCGATGTCCAGTGGAACTTCGAGAAGTTCCTGATCGGCCCGGACGGCACGGTCGCGGGCCGGTTCCGGCCCCGTACCGAGCCGGACGCGCCGGAGCTGGTCGCGGCGATCGGAAAGCTGCTGCCCCCCTGA
- a CDS encoding acyl-CoA dehydrogenase family protein: MAKFTFELNDDQKQVRDWLHGFASDVIRPAAAEWDEREETPWPVIQEAAKIGIYSLDFYAQQYFDPTGLGIPLAMEELFWGDAGIALSIVGTGLAAVGVLANGTEEQIGTWIPQMYGDPDDVKVAAFCSSEPDAGSDVGALRTRAVYDEAKDEWVLDGTKTWATNGGIAHVHVVVAVVDPDLGTRGHASFVVPPGTPGLSQGQKFRKHGIRASHTAEVVLDGVRVPGDCLLGGKEKLDERLARARERASGGSAGERVANAAMATFEASRPAVGAMAVGTARAAYEIALDYARTRTQFGRPVIDNQGIAFQLADMRTRIDAARLLVWRASWMAANGKPFEAAEGSMSKLFASETAKDVTAQAVQILGGNGFTRDYPVERMHRDAAIYTIFEGTSEIQRLVIARTLSGVPIR; this comes from the coding sequence ATGGCGAAGTTCACATTCGAGCTGAACGACGACCAGAAGCAGGTGCGGGACTGGCTGCACGGCTTCGCCTCGGACGTGATACGCCCGGCCGCCGCCGAGTGGGACGAGCGCGAGGAGACCCCCTGGCCGGTCATCCAGGAGGCCGCCAAGATCGGCATCTACTCCCTCGACTTCTACGCCCAGCAGTACTTCGACCCCACCGGCCTCGGCATCCCGCTCGCCATGGAGGAGCTGTTCTGGGGCGATGCCGGGATCGCCCTCTCCATCGTCGGCACCGGGCTCGCCGCGGTGGGCGTCCTGGCCAACGGCACCGAGGAGCAGATCGGCACCTGGATCCCCCAGATGTACGGGGACCCGGACGATGTGAAGGTCGCCGCCTTCTGCTCCTCCGAACCCGACGCCGGATCCGATGTGGGCGCCCTGCGCACCCGCGCGGTGTACGACGAGGCCAAGGACGAATGGGTGCTCGACGGCACCAAGACCTGGGCCACCAACGGCGGTATCGCCCATGTTCATGTGGTGGTCGCCGTGGTCGACCCGGACCTCGGCACCCGGGGCCACGCCTCGTTCGTCGTTCCGCCGGGGACCCCCGGACTCAGCCAGGGCCAGAAGTTCAGGAAGCACGGCATCCGCGCCTCGCACACCGCCGAAGTCGTCCTGGACGGTGTCCGGGTCCCCGGCGACTGCCTCCTCGGCGGCAAGGAGAAGCTCGACGAGCGCCTCGCCCGGGCCCGGGAGCGGGCGAGCGGCGGTTCGGCGGGCGAGCGGGTCGCCAACGCGGCCATGGCGACCTTCGAGGCCTCCCGGCCCGCCGTGGGGGCGATGGCGGTCGGCACCGCCCGCGCCGCGTACGAGATCGCCCTCGACTACGCCCGTACCCGCACCCAGTTCGGCCGGCCCGTCATCGACAACCAGGGCATCGCCTTCCAGCTCGCCGATATGCGCACCCGGATCGACGCGGCCCGGCTGCTGGTGTGGCGGGCCTCCTGGATGGCGGCCAACGGCAAACCCTTCGAAGCCGCCGAGGGGTCGATGTCCAAACTCTTCGCCAGCGAGACGGCCAAGGACGTCACCGCACAGGCCGTACAGATACTCGGCGGCAACGGCTTCACCCGGGACTACCCGGTGGAACGGATGCACCGGGACGCCGCGATCTACACGATCTTCGAGGGGACCAGCGAGATTCAGCGGCTGGTGATCGCCCGGACCCTCTCCGGCGTCCCCATCCGCTGA